tcttataaatctaagttaaaaataaaataaataaggatttatttttttaaatttaataatttatataattttataatagttttttatataaaaaaaatacccttttattaataacctagggtcttctaagagattatatatattaatataatatattagagACTTAAccttaagttattttaaagggcttaAAAGGCAAAAAGTATTATAgtcttataatttatttataatatgCTAAGTGgttataaattaattaattaaataaaaataatataaattaagagatttttaagatacttacttatttaaaatacttatttattaagtatattaagttattataatttactCTTAATCCTTAGtaagattataattaaattataattaatactttataagctattataatttaatttaattattataataaataaatatatttctttaatacttttatatatattaattactttaattattaatataacttagttatatttaataccttaagtatattattaaaaataacttttatattttatttaaaataatattaataattataaaaatataagttaagactagctaattaatataaccttaggtataagttatataactTTCCCTTATAAGAGAAAATCTATAATTAAGTCcttataaagtatttaataaattaaagttttatatataataaaaacttattatttttatttataattttatcttaatctagctattaaggcttattattttataaaattaaagtcttatacttattaaagaCTTacttttaatttataattttattttaatttagctattaaggttaattattttataaaatctaagttaaaaataaaataaataataatttatttctttaaattaaataactaatataattttaaaagtatattatattaagattaaatgcccttttattaatactaaagtattattaaattaattatataaatttctATAATGTATTAAAGCTttaattttaagttattttaaaaggCTTAGAAACTAAAAAAGATTTTAgcctttttattaaattataatatattaaataattaagaattaattaattaaataaaaagaatataagttaagggatttttattttacttacttattatatatattaaattaatacCTAATATTTCTAAACAATTAGAGATACCTTGCCGTGTGCGTCTCATGCTTTTCTGCATCGGTATGTATGCTGACGCCGATGCTATACGAGCCGATCTATCTAGACGAGTCGTGCTTAAGATCTGCAGTGTGTTTACATGCACCCCTCCCAATAGATCTAGTATTTCATCAGGCCGATCTTCCACCAACAGATTTAAACAGAATTCATTCAACTCAAACCCCCCTCCAACTCTTTCAACATCTTAGCCCGCTCACAGAAGAAAGCATACTTCGAATCGTCTCAGAATGGTCCGCTTTATCGCCTCAACCCTGGGGGTCCTGACATCGGTCAGGCTCATCGCCGGTTTCCCATTTTGGGCGAGAGACGACAACGACTAGGAGAGAGCCACGAATAATCTTGGCAGCGAGGGTAGAGGACTACAACATCACAATGAGGAAGTGCCGAGGTAACAAACATTTCGCAAGTCTCTCCGAAGAGAAGAACGTTATGTCGACCTATGAGACTAAGGTTACGATAGAAGTTGGGCTTTAGGTTTCAAGTTTTGGTTGTCACACCGTGGGCATCGAGTTGGGGCTCCCTCACGCCGAGTCGTTATGACTTATACTGTGATGTCTGCCGTCTGACAGCGTTTCCGATATCCAATGTATTCTTTTTAAATTCGACACCCCTTTCGACATGTTTTGCTATTACTTCTAAAACAAGTAGACTTGCGAGAGGACATCGCTATCAGGGATGAACCATTAATGAAGCGAGAGACGTTCCATTTAATTCCATTTTCCTCTCCACTTTGCAGGCTTCACGGCAAGCCCAGCAACTCACATAAATCCAACGCCTATAGTCGTGCATCATGCTTCCATCCTGGCATGTCCGCAAGATCTTTGGCAGGAGCTGCACGTCGAGACTTGAGTGCATCGCCCCCAGGCCTccacctccaagcctcgGCAAGCTGTTGGGACAGAGTGCCTTCCAATAGCTCAACAACATGCTTGCCAATGTTCGGTAGCAGTTTGAAGGAGTGACTACATATTCAAGTTAGAAAAGTAATAGTCGCTGCTGCGTAAACGTACCCGCTGTCTCCCGTCGCGAGGATCAAGTTCTTCCACCTTGGATGTTCGCAGATGAGAAGGTTTGCGTCGGCAGTGTCAGTGCACCAGCACATGGCACGATCTATTATCTTTCTGTCTCGGAAATCCGGCAAAAAGCGAGCCATGGCCTTCCGAATGGTGGCCTCAGAGGCATCTGGGTACGTGTCGGTGGGATGGCTGGCGTGCGACCGGGGAATCGAGATGAGCTTGGGATGGGCAGCGCCAAATGGTTGATGTTTCTTGAAGTGTGTGAATCCTGGAAACTCGTCACagaccttgatgatgccgtcTCTAAAGAAATATGTTAGCATGCGCTCCTGGCTTTGATGGTGCATCGTACTCGTTGGGCTCAAAGAAGAATCCATAGTCACCATCGTACACGACGGGAATGTTCTTGTATCGAGCTGCCTCCTCGGGGGTCAATTGAATATGGGCCAAGACCCAGGCCTGCGTCATACCCAATCAGCTCTGCTTTTGGTGAAAGGGCAAGGCAATAGCTGTTCCTGTACTGACCTTGGACACGCATTGGCTTTCCAGATCTACCAGCGCTGGTGTCCACGCACCGGCAGCAAGGATGACCTTGTCAGCGTGATACTGGGTACCATCGACCGTCTCAATGCCAATACATGTCGATCCGTCGGCGGCC
This region of Fusarium keratoplasticum isolate Fu6.1 chromosome 7, whole genome shotgun sequence genomic DNA includes:
- a CDS encoding DAO domain-containing protein; translated protein: MTLSRDSTKVVIVGGGGTMGSSTALHLIRSGYTPSNITVLDVYPIPSAQSAGCDLNKIMSVRLRNKADLQLSLEALDMWRNDPLFKPYFHNVGLVDCSSSKEGIAELKEELQTLVDAGFGLDKTGSWLESEDEVLAKMPWFTKDHVKGWKGLFTTNGGWLAAAKAINAIGSFLRSQGVQFGFGGAGTFKQPLLAADGSTCIGIETVDGTQYHADKVILAAGAWTPALVDLESQCVSKAWVLAHIQLTPEEAARYKNIPVVYDGDYGFFFEPNEDGIIKVCDEFPGFTHFKKHQPFGAAHPKLISIPRSHASHPTDTYPDASEATIRKAMARFLPDFRDRKIIDRAMCWCTDTADANLLICEHPRWKNLILATGDSGHSFKLLPNIGKHVVELLEGTLSQQLAEAWRWRPGGDALKSRRAAPAKDLADMPGWKHDARL